In Caldicellulosiruptor obsidiansis OB47, a single window of DNA contains:
- the carB gene encoding carbamoyl-phosphate synthase large subunit yields MPLRKDIKKVLVIGSGPIIIGQAAEFDYSGSQACKALKEEGIEVVLINSNPATIMTDKTMADSIYIEPITCEIIEKIIQKERVDAILPTLGGQTGLNTAVELYKSGILDKYNVKVIGTNIEAIEFAEDRLLFKELMIKIGEPVVPSEVVNCVEDGVAFAKKIGFPVIIRPAYTLGGTGGGIANNEDEFVEIARKGLSYSPVHQILVEKSIKGWKEIEYEVMRDSNGCLITVCNMENIDPVGIHTGDSIVVAPSQTLSDKEYQMLRSSALKIIDVLKIEGGCNVQFALNPENFEYAVIEVNPRVSRSSALASKATGYPIARIAAKIALGYTLDEIENAITKMTYASFEPALDYVVLKIPRWPFDKFTYANRKLGTQMKATGEVMAIGRTFEEGLLKGIRSLDIGLDYLDLPELKNFDNQTLTQLIIEADDRRIFAIAEAIRRGYEVEYLYRISKVDKFFLNKIKNIIDMEEKIKKEELNSSILLEAKKMGFSDKTIANIKGIFENDVRSMRKNLNITPVYKMVDTCAAEFEAKTPYYYSTYERENDVAVSQTSDTERKIVVLGSGPIRIGQGIEFDYTSVHSSYTLSKLGIKSVIINNNPETVSTDFDTSDMLFFEPLTKEDVLNVIETVKADGVIVQFGGQTAIKLSQQLAKEGIKIFGTSAEGIDIAEDRERFDKILNKLNIKRPPGFTCFALQEALEIANSLGYPVLVRPSYVLGGQGMKIAFDDNDIVEMLSYAKNLNDHPILIDKYIVGKEIEVDAISDGEDILIPGIMEHIERAGVHSGDSISLYPARNISKYIEDRIVEYTHKIAKELECKGLINVQFIVQNEELYVIEVNPRGSRTVPFLSKVTGVPMVELATMVSLGYRLKDLVNTVGLLPKKDFYAFKVPVFSFEKLPDVEVSLGPEMKSTGEVMGISKDYYIALYKGLVASGTKLPLEGGVLFTVADPDKNEIIPIAEKFEKLGFKIYATSKTAKHLNFYQVAANHVKKVSEGSPNIIDLIRKGEINIVINTPTKGRQPQRDGFLIRRFAVENKVPIFTSVDTAKAVVEIIEFLKQKRELDIFNIGEIDNETIRR; encoded by the coding sequence GTGCCACTGAGAAAGGATATAAAAAAGGTTTTAGTTATAGGTTCAGGACCGATAATAATTGGTCAAGCAGCTGAATTTGACTATTCAGGAAGTCAGGCTTGTAAAGCTTTAAAAGAAGAAGGAATTGAAGTTGTCCTTATAAACTCAAACCCTGCAACAATAATGACAGACAAAACAATGGCAGACAGCATTTATATAGAACCAATAACGTGTGAAATAATAGAAAAGATAATCCAAAAAGAAAGAGTGGATGCCATCTTACCGACACTTGGAGGGCAGACAGGACTTAACACTGCTGTTGAACTCTACAAAAGTGGTATTCTTGATAAATATAATGTCAAAGTAATTGGAACAAATATTGAAGCTATTGAGTTTGCAGAAGACAGGCTTCTTTTCAAAGAGTTAATGATAAAAATTGGTGAACCTGTTGTTCCAAGTGAAGTTGTAAACTGTGTTGAAGATGGTGTTGCGTTTGCAAAAAAGATTGGCTTTCCGGTTATAATAAGACCGGCATATACTCTTGGTGGAACTGGCGGTGGCATTGCAAACAATGAAGATGAGTTTGTAGAGATTGCAAGAAAAGGTCTTTCATACAGTCCTGTACACCAAATACTTGTTGAGAAAAGTATAAAAGGGTGGAAAGAGATAGAGTATGAGGTTATGCGAGATTCAAACGGGTGTCTTATTACTGTATGTAATATGGAAAATATTGATCCAGTTGGAATTCATACAGGCGACAGCATTGTTGTTGCACCATCGCAGACGCTTTCAGACAAAGAATATCAAATGCTAAGGTCGTCTGCATTAAAGATCATTGATGTACTTAAAATTGAAGGTGGTTGTAACGTTCAATTTGCTCTAAATCCTGAGAACTTTGAATATGCAGTGATTGAAGTAAATCCAAGGGTCAGCCGCTCATCTGCTTTGGCTTCAAAAGCAACAGGGTATCCTATTGCAAGAATTGCTGCAAAGATTGCGCTTGGCTATACACTTGACGAAATAGAAAATGCCATTACAAAAATGACATATGCAAGTTTTGAACCAGCACTTGACTATGTTGTTTTGAAAATTCCTCGATGGCCGTTTGACAAATTCACTTATGCAAACAGAAAGCTTGGCACACAAATGAAGGCAACTGGAGAAGTCATGGCGATAGGAAGAACATTCGAAGAAGGTCTTTTAAAGGGTATACGCTCACTTGATATTGGACTGGATTATTTAGACCTTCCAGAGCTTAAAAATTTCGATAATCAAACTCTTACGCAACTTATAATCGAGGCTGATGATAGAAGAATATTTGCAATTGCCGAGGCTATAAGAAGAGGTTATGAAGTAGAATATCTATATCGAATAAGCAAAGTGGATAAATTTTTCCTTAATAAGATTAAAAATATAATTGATATGGAAGAAAAAATCAAAAAAGAAGAACTAAACAGCAGCATTTTACTTGAAGCAAAAAAGATGGGATTCAGTGACAAGACAATTGCAAATATCAAAGGTATATTTGAAAATGATGTAAGAAGTATGAGAAAGAACCTAAACATAACACCGGTATATAAAATGGTTGACACATGCGCAGCAGAATTTGAAGCAAAAACTCCTTATTATTACTCAACATATGAAAGAGAAAATGATGTAGCAGTATCACAAACATCAGATACAGAGAGAAAAATTGTTGTTCTTGGTTCAGGTCCAATAAGAATTGGTCAGGGAATCGAATTTGACTATACTTCTGTCCACAGCAGTTATACACTTTCAAAGCTGGGTATAAAGTCGGTCATAATAAATAATAATCCTGAAACTGTAAGTACCGATTTTGATACCTCAGATATGCTCTTCTTTGAACCGCTTACAAAAGAAGATGTTTTGAATGTCATTGAAACTGTAAAGGCAGATGGGGTGATAGTTCAATTTGGTGGTCAAACAGCTATAAAACTTTCCCAGCAGCTTGCAAAAGAGGGTATCAAGATTTTTGGTACAAGTGCAGAGGGAATAGACATTGCAGAGGACAGGGAAAGATTTGACAAGATTTTAAATAAACTTAACATTAAAAGACCTCCAGGTTTTACATGTTTTGCTTTGCAAGAAGCACTTGAAATAGCAAACTCATTGGGTTATCCTGTGCTTGTAAGACCTTCATATGTTCTGGGCGGACAGGGTATGAAGATTGCTTTTGACGATAATGATATTGTGGAAATGCTAAGCTATGCAAAGAATCTCAATGATCATCCTATTCTTATTGATAAATATATTGTCGGAAAGGAAATAGAAGTTGATGCTATATCTGATGGTGAGGACATCTTAATTCCAGGAATAATGGAGCACATCGAAAGAGCAGGTGTTCATTCAGGAGATAGTATTTCTCTATATCCAGCAAGGAATATTTCAAAGTATATTGAAGATAGAATTGTTGAATACACACATAAAATAGCAAAAGAACTTGAATGCAAAGGACTTATAAATGTTCAATTCATTGTCCAAAATGAAGAGCTTTACGTTATTGAAGTCAATCCAAGAGGCAGCAGAACTGTGCCGTTTTTAAGCAAAGTAACTGGTGTTCCCATGGTTGAGCTTGCAACAATGGTAAGTTTGGGATATAGACTGAAAGATTTGGTAAACACAGTTGGACTTTTGCCGAAAAAAGATTTCTATGCCTTTAAAGTTCCTGTTTTCTCATTTGAAAAACTGCCTGATGTTGAAGTATCACTTGGTCCTGAGATGAAGTCAACAGGTGAGGTTATGGGAATTTCGAAAGACTACTATATTGCTCTTTACAAAGGACTTGTTGCAAGCGGAACAAAACTCCCATTAGAAGGTGGAGTGCTTTTTACTGTTGCTGACCCTGATAAAAATGAAATCATCCCAATTGCTGAGAAGTTTGAAAAGCTTGGATTCAAGATATATGCAACATCAAAGACAGCAAAACATCTGAATTTTTATCAGGTTGCTGCAAATCACGTTAAAAAAGTGTCTGAAGGAAGTCCAAATATAATAGATTTAATTAGAAAAGGAGAAATCAACATTGTCATCAATACTCCTACAAAAGGAAGGCAGCCGCAAAGAGATGGTTTTTTAATAAGAAGATTTGCTGTGGAAAACAAAGTGCCAATCTTCACTTCAGTTGATACTGCAAAGGCTGTGGTTGAAATTATTGAATTTCTAAAACAAAAAAGAGAACTTGACATATTTAACATAGGAGAGATTGATAATGAAACTATTAGACGTTGA
- the pyrF gene encoding orotidine-5'-phosphate decarboxylase, with product MLNFSDRLIDAIKKKNSVLIAGIDTTIENIPDYFIKRFYYNEKSEIDNLKTILFEYNRRIIDAVEENVVGVKFQAAFFEQYSYHGFEVLHKLCEYAKNKKLIVIFDGKRNDISSSAKGYSNAYIGETPVFNKKIRFFEFDAITTNPYLGQDSIKPFVEDCERFKKGLFVLVKTSNPSSADIQDIVVEDKKLYEIVAEKVYEWGKNCVGKEGYSDIGAVVGATQPEAGKRIRQILPNSFLLVPGIGVQGGKVEDLKYFVDSNNMGIIVNSSRDIIYAYKNYVNSDFEKSSYLASKNIKESINAVIS from the coding sequence TTGTTAAACTTTTCAGACAGATTAATTGATGCTATAAAAAAGAAGAATAGTGTTCTTATAGCAGGAATTGATACAACCATTGAAAATATACCAGATTATTTTATTAAAAGATTCTATTACAATGAAAAAAGCGAGATTGATAATTTAAAAACTATTTTATTTGAATACAACCGAAGAATTATTGATGCTGTGGAAGAAAATGTGGTTGGGGTAAAGTTTCAGGCAGCATTTTTTGAACAGTATTCTTATCATGGGTTTGAGGTTTTGCATAAACTCTGTGAATATGCAAAAAACAAAAAGCTTATTGTAATCTTTGATGGTAAGAGAAATGATATTTCAAGTTCAGCAAAGGGATACTCAAATGCTTACATTGGTGAAACTCCTGTTTTTAATAAGAAGATAAGGTTCTTTGAATTTGACGCAATCACAACAAATCCTTATCTCGGGCAAGATAGTATAAAGCCATTTGTTGAAGACTGTGAGAGATTCAAAAAAGGTCTATTTGTACTTGTTAAAACTTCTAATCCTTCTTCTGCTGACATTCAAGATATTGTAGTTGAAGATAAAAAACTTTATGAAATAGTTGCTGAAAAAGTGTATGAATGGGGGAAAAACTGTGTAGGAAAAGAAGGTTACAGTGATATTGGAGCTGTTGTAGGTGCAACCCAGCCAGAAGCTGGTAAAAGAATAAGGCAAATCTTGCCAAACTCTTTCCTACTTGTACCTGGCATCGGTGTGCAGGGAGGAAAAGTAGAAGATTTGAAATATTTTGTGGACAGCAACAACATGGGCATAATAGTAAATTCGTCACGTGATATTATCTATGCATACAAAAACTATGTTAATTCTGATTTTGAGAAAAGTAGTTATTTGGCTTCAAAAAACATCAAAGAAAGTATTAATGCAGTAATTTCATAG
- a CDS encoding dihydroorotase, giving the protein MILIKNAQIVNSLHDKLEKVDILIVDDKIEKISKNIEENPEKMIIIDASGKYVMPSFTDIHCHLREPGFEYKEDIKSGSRSAAAGGFTTICCMPNTNPPVDNRAMVAYIKYRAREVSPIEVLPVGAITKALLGEELAEIGFMKDEGAIAISDDGKCVMNANLMRNALLYSKDFSIPVISHCEDTNLSEGGQINLGYVSTITGLRGIPREAESIIVARDILLAKETKAHIHITHVSTKESVRLIKMAKEWDVNVTADTCPHYISLTEEEVLGFNTNAKVNPPLRTQEDVEALIEGLKEGIIDCISTDHAPHHKDEKNVEFNLAASGTIGFETAFSVLITYLVEKNAFDIGEIVELLNHNPRKIIGLSPNIIKEGEKANLVIVDLKKKWEVKEKNIVSKSKNSVFLGKILTSYVETVIYNGKILKKDGVLNC; this is encoded by the coding sequence ATGATATTGATAAAAAATGCACAGATTGTAAATAGTCTTCACGACAAACTTGAAAAAGTTGATATATTGATAGTTGATGACAAGATAGAAAAGATTAGTAAAAACATAGAAGAAAATCCGGAGAAGATGATTATAATAGATGCAAGCGGCAAGTATGTAATGCCAAGCTTTACCGATATTCACTGTCATTTGCGAGAACCTGGTTTTGAGTACAAAGAAGACATAAAGAGCGGTAGCAGGTCTGCCGCAGCAGGAGGATTTACAACAATCTGTTGTATGCCAAATACAAACCCTCCTGTAGACAACAGAGCAATGGTTGCGTATATAAAATATCGTGCAAGAGAAGTCTCACCAATTGAGGTGTTACCTGTTGGGGCTATAACAAAAGCACTTTTAGGAGAAGAGCTTGCTGAGATAGGATTTATGAAAGATGAAGGTGCTATTGCTATATCAGATGACGGAAAGTGTGTTATGAACGCTAATCTAATGAGAAATGCTCTTTTGTACTCTAAAGATTTTTCGATACCTGTCATCTCACACTGTGAAGATACGAACTTATCTGAAGGAGGACAGATAAATTTAGGATATGTATCAACAATCACAGGACTTAGAGGAATTCCACGTGAGGCAGAATCAATAATTGTTGCAAGAGATATTCTTCTTGCAAAAGAAACAAAAGCACATATTCATATAACCCATGTATCTACCAAAGAATCTGTTAGACTTATAAAAATGGCAAAAGAGTGGGATGTAAATGTCACGGCTGACACATGCCCGCATTATATAAGCCTTACAGAAGAAGAGGTACTTGGATTTAACACAAACGCAAAAGTAAACCCTCCTCTGAGAACACAAGAGGATGTTGAAGCTTTGATTGAAGGATTAAAAGAAGGTATAATAGACTGTATATCAACAGACCATGCCCCGCATCACAAAGATGAAAAGAATGTCGAATTTAATCTTGCTGCAAGTGGTACAATTGGTTTTGAGACTGCATTTTCTGTGCTAATAACATATCTTGTAGAAAAAAATGCATTTGATATCGGGGAGATAGTAGAACTTTTAAACCACAACCCAAGAAAAATAATTGGACTTTCTCCAAACATTATAAAAGAAGGTGAAAAAGCAAATCTTGTTATTGTGGATTTAAAGAAAAAATGGGAAGTAAAAGAAAAAAACATTGTGTCAAAGTCAAAAAATAGTGTGTTTTTGGGAAAAATTTTGACTTCTTATGTTGAGACAGTAATATACAATGGGAAGATATTAAAAAAGGACGGTGTTTTGAATTGTTAA
- a CDS encoding aspartate carbamoyltransferase catalytic subunit: MKHLLGLREISKEDILKILNLAKDMKTILKSETKKTPHLQGYSVVTLFYENSTRTRTSFELAAKFMSANTTSISVQTSSVQKGESLLDTVKTLEALKTDVLIVRHSVSGVPHFIAKNCSFSVINAGDGMNEHPTQALLDMFTIRERLGTIEKLKIAIIGDILHSRVARSNIWGLSKFDNQITVFGPQTLIPPYIENFAKVASSLEEAVSGKDVVIDLRIQLERQKRGFITSKQEYYKFYGLNEDIMKYVSDNTLIMHPGPVNRGVEISSEIMQLPNSTINEQVTNGIAVRMAVLYLCTRKEGIYR, translated from the coding sequence TTGAAACATTTGCTTGGTTTAAGAGAGATTTCAAAAGAGGATATTTTAAAAATACTCAACCTTGCAAAAGATATGAAGACAATTTTAAAGAGTGAAACTAAAAAGACTCCTCATCTGCAGGGGTATTCGGTTGTAACTCTGTTTTATGAAAATAGTACCAGAACACGAACATCGTTTGAGCTTGCAGCAAAGTTTATGAGTGCCAATACAACCTCTATATCTGTGCAAACCAGTAGTGTGCAGAAAGGAGAGTCTTTGCTTGACACTGTAAAAACTTTGGAAGCTCTAAAAACAGATGTGCTAATTGTCAGACATTCAGTTTCTGGTGTGCCGCATTTTATTGCCAAAAACTGCTCATTTTCGGTCATAAACGCTGGTGATGGAATGAATGAGCATCCAACACAGGCACTACTTGATATGTTCACAATTAGAGAAAGGCTTGGAACAATTGAGAAATTGAAGATAGCAATCATTGGCGATATTCTTCACAGCAGGGTTGCAAGGAGCAACATTTGGGGACTTTCCAAGTTTGACAACCAAATCACAGTGTTTGGACCACAAACACTTATTCCACCTTATATTGAAAACTTTGCCAAGGTTGCATCTTCTTTGGAAGAGGCAGTCTCAGGAAAAGATGTTGTAATAGATTTGAGGATTCAGCTTGAGAGACAAAAACGGGGCTTTATAACCTCAAAGCAAGAATATTACAAATTTTATGGGTTAAACGAAGATATAATGAAATATGTTTCAGACAACACCTTGATTATGCACCCTGGTCCTGTCAACAGAGGAGTTGAAATCTCTTCAGAAATTATGCAACTGCCAAATTCAACTATCAATGAGCAAGTTACAAACGGTATTGCTGTTAGAATGGCAGTTTTATACCTTTGCACACGCAAGGAGGGAATTTACAGGTGA
- the uraA gene encoding uracil permease, whose protein sequence is MNRVVQVEEKLPFLKTLPLSLQHLFAMVGATILVPILVGLSPTVALFTSGVGTIIYILVTKNKIPAYLGSSFAFINPIITVSASLGGKEYALAGCIASGVVYLIVAFLVYLFGTNWIDRLLPPVVVGPVVMIIGLSLARAAAVKSAGLFKEVIKDGQILEVAVNVIKSPVCWVSIFTLLVAVFGSVYFKGFFKVIPVLIGLVSGYLFAYVLDLIGMNTNLLNSFYPNGKYIPFLNYEVIKNAKWLGLPQFTFPKFSLSAILAIAPIAIVTITEHIGHLLVTNNVVGRDFTKNPGLHRSLAGDGLATIAAGFFGGPPNTTYGENIGVMAITKVYSTWVILWAAILAILLSFVQKLGALIQVIPSPVIGGISILLFGVIASSGLRMMIENKVDLSQTRNLVIASVVLIIGVGGTRLKFFNIEFEGMALATFVGIILNLLLPESKELKVAKTKEALEPNN, encoded by the coding sequence ATGAACAGAGTTGTTCAGGTTGAAGAAAAGCTTCCATTTTTGAAAACCTTGCCTTTGAGTCTTCAACATCTTTTTGCCATGGTTGGTGCAACAATCTTAGTTCCTATTCTGGTAGGACTTAGTCCAACTGTTGCTCTCTTTACAAGTGGTGTGGGAACCATAATATATATTCTTGTAACAAAAAACAAAATACCTGCATATCTTGGCTCTTCCTTTGCATTTATCAATCCTATTATCACAGTCTCTGCTTCACTTGGAGGAAAAGAATACGCTCTTGCCGGATGCATTGCATCAGGTGTTGTATATCTGATTGTAGCATTTCTTGTCTACCTGTTTGGAACAAACTGGATTGACAGGCTACTGCCACCCGTTGTTGTAGGTCCTGTTGTAATGATTATTGGACTTTCTCTTGCAAGAGCAGCAGCTGTAAAATCAGCAGGACTTTTCAAAGAGGTTATAAAAGATGGGCAGATTTTAGAAGTTGCCGTCAACGTCATAAAAAGTCCTGTTTGCTGGGTTTCTATATTTACATTGCTTGTTGCCGTGTTTGGCTCTGTTTACTTTAAAGGATTTTTTAAAGTCATACCTGTTTTGATTGGACTTGTAAGTGGATACCTTTTTGCATATGTGCTTGACTTGATTGGTATGAACACAAATCTTCTCAATTCATTCTATCCAAATGGCAAGTATATTCCTTTTTTGAATTATGAAGTTATCAAGAATGCAAAGTGGCTAGGACTTCCTCAGTTCACATTCCCTAAATTTTCACTCTCTGCTATTTTAGCTATTGCTCCAATTGCCATAGTTACAATAACAGAACATATTGGACATCTTCTTGTAACAAATAATGTTGTGGGAAGAGACTTTACAAAAAATCCTGGGCTTCACAGGTCATTAGCAGGAGATGGACTTGCAACAATTGCTGCAGGTTTTTTTGGAGGTCCTCCTAATACAACATATGGTGAAAATATCGGCGTTATGGCTATAACAAAGGTGTACAGCACATGGGTAATCTTGTGGGCAGCAATTCTGGCAATTTTACTTTCATTTGTCCAAAAGCTTGGTGCTCTTATTCAGGTAATTCCTTCACCTGTAATTGGAGGAATCAGTATCTTGCTGTTTGGTGTTATTGCTTCATCTGGTTTGAGAATGATGATTGAAAACAAGGTGGACTTGTCTCAAACACGCAACCTTGTAATTGCTTCTGTGGTTTTAATAATTGGTGTTGGTGGAACAAGACTCAAATTTTTTAACATTGAATTTGAAGGAATGGCTCTTGCTACATTTGTCGGAATAATCTTAAATCTTCTTTTACCAGAGTCAAAAGAACTCAAAGTAGCAAAGACAAAAGAAGCTTTAGAACCAAACAATTAA
- the pyrR gene encoding bifunctional pyr operon transcriptional regulator/uracil phosphoribosyltransferase PyrR: MEKFKEIMDANQMRRALLRISHEILEKNKGVENLCLVGIQRRGVTLAKKIQENIEKIEGVKLPLGILDITFYRDDLSLLSEHPTVNSTRIDFDINNKKIVLVDDVLFTGRTVRAAIEALMDMGRPKMIQLAVLIDRGHRELPIRADYVGKNVPTSRREIVHVLVDEFDNDNRVIIEQLDREI; the protein is encoded by the coding sequence TTGGAAAAATTTAAAGAAATTATGGATGCCAATCAAATGCGAAGAGCTCTGCTCAGGATTTCTCATGAGATACTTGAAAAAAACAAGGGTGTTGAAAATCTTTGCCTTGTTGGGATTCAGCGAAGAGGAGTAACACTTGCAAAAAAGATACAAGAAAACATAGAAAAGATAGAAGGCGTAAAGCTTCCTTTAGGTATTCTTGACATAACATTTTACAGGGACGATCTGAGTCTGCTTTCTGAACATCCGACAGTAAACTCTACAAGAATTGATTTTGATATAAACAATAAGAAGATAGTTTTAGTAGATGACGTACTTTTTACAGGCAGAACAGTAAGAGCAGCAATTGAAGCTTTGATGGATATGGGAAGACCAAAGATGATTCAGCTTGCAGTGTTAATTGACAGAGGACACAGAGAACTTCCAATTAGGGCTGACTATGTAGGAAAAAATGTTCCAACTTCAAGAAGAGAGATTGTTCACGTACTTGTCGATGAGTTTGACAACGACAACAGAGTAATAATTGAACAGCTTGATAGGGAAATATAA
- a CDS encoding RluA family pseudouridine synthase: MTVEGFDGRLDRYLSEVLSKTRSFVQKIIEEGNVWVNQTQVLKPAYKVRSGDIIRIVIPEPKQLSLVAQDIDIEVVYEDEHLAVINKPRGMVVHPGAGNFENTLVNALLHKFSGKLSSINGVIRPGIVHRLDKDTSGLLIVAKTDEAHIKLSEALKSHQIKRIYYAICEGVLKEDSGVVDAPIGRHPVNRLKMAVIPNGKQAVTYFEVLERYDKYTFVKLRLKTGRTHQIRVHMSYIGYPLLGDSTYGRSKNEFGIQGQVLHAGEIKFVHPITSDVLHFSTELPEYFLEILNILRSRNSKYHV; this comes from the coding sequence TTGACAGTAGAAGGTTTTGACGGACGACTGGACAGGTATCTTTCAGAGGTTCTTTCTAAAACTCGTAGTTTTGTTCAAAAGATAATAGAAGAAGGAAATGTATGGGTAAATCAAACACAAGTTTTAAAACCTGCATATAAAGTCAGGAGTGGAGATATAATCAGAATCGTGATTCCTGAACCTAAACAGCTATCCCTTGTTGCTCAAGATATAGATATTGAAGTTGTATATGAAGATGAACACTTAGCTGTAATAAATAAACCACGAGGTATGGTTGTTCATCCTGGGGCAGGTAATTTTGAAAATACTCTTGTAAACGCTCTTTTGCACAAGTTCAGTGGGAAACTTAGCAGTATAAACGGGGTTATAAGACCCGGAATTGTCCACAGACTTGACAAAGACACATCGGGACTTTTAATTGTTGCTAAAACAGATGAAGCACATATTAAACTTTCTGAAGCATTAAAATCTCATCAAATAAAAAGGATATATTATGCTATATGTGAAGGTGTGTTAAAAGAAGATAGCGGTGTAGTTGATGCACCGATTGGGAGGCACCCTGTAAACAGACTAAAAATGGCTGTAATTCCAAATGGTAAACAAGCAGTTACTTATTTTGAGGTTTTGGAAAGGTATGATAAATACACTTTTGTAAAACTCCGATTAAAAACAGGAAGAACTCACCAGATAAGAGTCCATATGTCGTACATTGGTTATCCTTTGCTTGGAGATAGTACTTATGGAAGATCTAAAAATGAATTTGGTATTCAAGGTCAAGTTCTTCATGCAGGTGAGATTAAGTTTGTTCACCCAATAACTTCAGATGTGCTGCACTTTTCAACCGAGCTACCTGAATACTTTCTTGAGATTTTAAATATACTGAGAAGCAGAAACAGTAAATACCATGTATAA